From one Ctenopharyngodon idella isolate HZGC_01 chromosome 15, HZGC01, whole genome shotgun sequence genomic stretch:
- the rps5 gene encoding 40S ribosomal protein S5, whose amino-acid sequence MAEDWEAAPAVAETPEIKLFGKWSTDDVQINDISLQDYIAVKEKYAKYLPHSSGRYAAKRFRKAQCPIVERVTNSMMMHGRNNGKKLLTVRIVKHAFEIIHLLTGENPLQILVNAIINSGPREDSTRIGRAGTVRRQAVDVSPLRRVNQAIWLLCTGAREAAFRNIKTIAECLADELINAAKGSSNSYAIKKKDELERVAKSNR is encoded by the exons atGGCAGAAGATTGGGAGGCTGCGCCAGCTGTTGCTGAGACTCCAGAGATCAAACTCTTTGGCAAATGGAGTACTGACGATGTTCAGATCAATGACATCTCACTGCAG GATTACATTGCCGTGAAGGAGAAATATGCCAAATACCTCCCCCATTCCAGCGGCAGATACGCAGCCAAGCGTTTCCGTAAGGCTCAGTGTCCCATTGTGGAGCGCGTCACTAACTCCATGATGATGCATGGACGCAACAACGGCAAGAAACTGCTGACCGTCCGCATTGTGAAACACGCCTTTGAGATCATCCACCTGCTCACTGGCGAG AATCCTCTGCAGATTCTGGTGAACGCCATCATCAACAGTGGCCCTCGTGAAGACTCCACTCGTATCGGACGTGCTGGAACCGTGAGGAGACAGGCTGTTGACGTGTCCCCCCTGCGCAGAGTCAACCAG GCCATCTGGCTGCTGTGCACCGGTGCAAGAGAAGCTGCTTTCAGGAACATCAAGACTATTGCAGAGTGTCTTGCTGATGAGCTCATCAATGCTGCCAAG GGTTCCTCCAACTCTTATGCCATCAAGAAGAAAGATGAGCTGGAGAGAGTGGCCAAGTCTAACCGCTAA